A window from Leifsonia shinshuensis encodes these proteins:
- a CDS encoding MFS transporter has protein sequence MERVLKPWPALWALVIGFFMILIDTTIVSVANPSIMKGLDLGTDYNAVIWVTSAYLLAYAVPLLITGRLGDRFGPKNIYLIGLVVFTGASAWCGFAGHIGILIAARVVQGLGAALMTPQTMAVITRIFPPDRRGAAMGLWGAVAGVATLVGPLLGGILVDTLGWEWIFFINVPVGIVAFILAVRLVPKLPTHTHSFDILGVVLSAVGMFLLVFGIQEGGTYDWGVIWGPISVWGLIISGIVVLAAFIVWQAVNKKEPLLPLPLFRDRNFSLANGAITTVGFAVTCMALPLVFYFQTVRGLTPTESALMLAPTAVLSGVLAPFVGRLIDRVNPRNITTPALVLFSFSLFLYSRMLSPDVNIWLLLIPSSLLGIAMSGVWGPISTTATRNLPMNQAGAGSGVFNTTRQIGAVLGSASIAALIESRLAVDLPKAPGGAANAGAATSGTELPQFLHAGFTQAMSEALLLPAAVAFLGALIVIWWERPKPRAWGAGAPAGAGAGAGAAGAGAGTAGAGAAGAGAGAAEPAGVGAVQSGAASTADEATGPTHGAHAAPVPVDATPRGSHAAPVPPATDVAPGEEPPHGIHAAPVTD, from the coding sequence ATGGAACGCGTACTGAAGCCGTGGCCTGCCCTCTGGGCGCTGGTCATCGGGTTCTTCATGATCCTGATCGACACCACCATCGTGTCGGTCGCCAACCCGTCGATCATGAAGGGTCTCGACCTCGGGACCGACTACAACGCCGTCATCTGGGTGACGAGCGCCTACCTGCTCGCCTATGCCGTGCCGCTGCTCATCACCGGTCGTCTCGGCGACCGCTTCGGGCCGAAGAACATCTACCTGATCGGCCTTGTGGTCTTCACGGGCGCCTCCGCCTGGTGCGGGTTCGCCGGGCACATCGGCATCCTGATCGCGGCCCGCGTCGTGCAGGGCCTCGGTGCGGCGCTCATGACGCCGCAGACGATGGCGGTCATCACGCGGATCTTCCCGCCGGACCGCCGTGGTGCGGCCATGGGCCTCTGGGGCGCGGTCGCCGGTGTGGCGACGCTGGTCGGCCCGCTGCTCGGCGGCATCCTCGTCGACACCCTCGGCTGGGAGTGGATCTTCTTCATCAACGTGCCGGTCGGCATCGTCGCGTTCATCCTCGCGGTGCGGCTCGTGCCCAAGCTGCCGACGCACACCCACAGCTTCGACATCCTCGGCGTGGTCCTCTCGGCTGTCGGCATGTTCCTGCTGGTGTTCGGCATCCAGGAGGGCGGCACCTACGACTGGGGCGTCATCTGGGGACCGATCTCGGTGTGGGGCCTGATCATCTCGGGGATCGTCGTGCTCGCCGCCTTCATCGTCTGGCAGGCCGTCAACAAGAAGGAGCCGCTGCTCCCGCTGCCGCTATTCCGCGACCGCAACTTCTCGCTCGCGAACGGCGCCATCACGACCGTCGGCTTCGCGGTGACCTGCATGGCGCTGCCGCTCGTGTTCTACTTCCAGACCGTCCGGGGACTGACCCCGACCGAGTCGGCGCTGATGCTCGCCCCCACGGCCGTGCTGTCCGGTGTGCTGGCCCCGTTCGTCGGCCGCCTGATCGACCGGGTGAACCCGCGCAACATCACCACGCCCGCGCTGGTGCTGTTCTCCTTCTCGCTGTTCCTGTACTCGCGGATGCTGTCGCCGGACGTCAACATCTGGCTGCTGCTCATCCCGAGCTCGCTGCTGGGCATCGCGATGTCGGGCGTGTGGGGACCGATCTCCACCACGGCGACGCGCAACCTGCCGATGAACCAGGCGGGCGCCGGCTCGGGCGTCTTCAACACGACGCGCCAGATCGGCGCGGTGCTCGGAAGCGCCTCGATCGCCGCCCTGATCGAGAGCCGGCTCGCCGTCGACCTGCCCAAGGCGCCGGGCGGGGCGGCCAACGCCGGCGCGGCGACCTCGGGCACCGAGCTGCCGCAGTTCCTGCACGCCGGCTTCACGCAGGCGATGTCGGAGGCGCTGCTGCTCCCCGCGGCGGTCGCCTTCCTCGGCGCGCTGATCGTGATCTGGTGGGAGCGCCCGAAGCCGCGCGCCTGGGGCGCCGGAGCGCCGGCGGGTGCGGGTGCGGGTGCGGGTGCCGCTGGCGCGGGTGCTGGTACGGCCGGTGCTGGTGCCGCTGGTGCGGGTGCCGGCGCGGCCGAGCCGGCCGGGGTCGGCGCGGTGCAGTCCGGCGCTGCGAGCACGGCCGACGAGGCGACCGGGCCGACGCACGGTGCGCACGCGGCACCGGTCCCCGTGGATGCGACGCCGCGCGGCTCGCACGCCGCCCCCGTCCCGCCCGCGACGGACGTCGCCCCCGGCGAGGAACCGCCCCACGGCATCCACGCCGCGCCGGTCACCGACTGA
- a CDS encoding PadR family transcriptional regulator translates to MAESRILTPLAVAALALLAEGPSHPYEMYQTLMLRSEDRLVKVRPGSLYHTVDRLARHGLVRVTGTEREGNRPERTTYAITEEGTLALGERIAEIIGTPVNEYPEFPLALGEAHNLPVGSVVALLRKRIGLIRADIAAYDEGIRTIRAKSVPAMYWVDVRYQRAMAEADVATLEALIDDLESGAISWVEEKH, encoded by the coding sequence ATGGCTGAATCACGCATCCTCACCCCTCTCGCGGTCGCCGCCCTCGCGCTGCTGGCCGAAGGTCCGTCGCATCCGTACGAGATGTACCAGACCCTCATGCTCCGCTCCGAGGACCGCCTGGTGAAGGTGCGGCCCGGCTCGCTCTACCACACGGTCGACCGCCTGGCGCGGCACGGCCTGGTGCGGGTGACCGGCACCGAGCGCGAAGGCAACCGGCCCGAGCGCACCACCTACGCGATCACCGAGGAGGGCACGCTCGCCCTGGGTGAGCGCATCGCCGAGATCATCGGCACGCCCGTGAACGAGTACCCGGAGTTCCCCCTCGCGCTGGGGGAGGCGCACAACCTGCCGGTCGGCTCCGTTGTCGCGCTGCTCCGCAAGCGCATCGGACTCATCCGGGCCGACATCGCCGCCTACGACGAGGGGATCCGAACGATTCGGGCCAAGTCCGTCCCGGCGATGTACTGGGTGGATGTGCGCTATCAGCGCGCGATGGCGGAGGCCGATGTGGCCACGCTCGAAGCCCTCATCGACGACCTCGAGTCGGGAGCGATCTCCTGGGTCGAGGAGAAGCACTGA